In Nocardioides marinus, one DNA window encodes the following:
- a CDS encoding LON peptidase substrate-binding domain-containing protein, with translation MTSTLPMFPLNSVLFPGITVPLRVFEDRYRALVHHLLRIEDPAERVFASVGIREGYEVGEHGAQSLYRVGVRLQLTEAERHDDGTFTILAVGRDRISLDRLDSSGLFPLGHVEDRPEAVPVMDPMLEAVMARARATFTAYRVALAQIRADPHEGALPQDPTYLSWTLAASAPLPMPERQGLLECDDPISRLEMVTDLLRAELRAMNVIPSLPATEVARTRWSPN, from the coding sequence GTGACCTCGACGCTGCCGATGTTCCCGCTGAACTCGGTGCTGTTCCCCGGGATCACCGTCCCGCTGCGGGTCTTCGAGGACCGCTACCGCGCCCTCGTGCACCACCTGCTGCGCATCGAGGACCCGGCCGAGCGGGTCTTCGCCTCCGTGGGCATCCGGGAGGGCTACGAGGTCGGCGAGCACGGCGCCCAGTCGCTCTACCGGGTCGGGGTGCGGCTGCAGCTCACCGAGGCCGAGCGCCACGACGACGGGACCTTCACGATCCTGGCCGTGGGCAGGGACCGGATCTCCCTGGACCGACTGGACAGCTCGGGGCTCTTCCCCCTGGGGCACGTCGAGGACCGCCCCGAGGCGGTCCCCGTCATGGACCCGATGCTCGAGGCCGTCATGGCCCGGGCCCGGGCGACCTTCACCGCCTACCGGGTGGCGCTGGCCCAGATCCGCGCCGACCCGCACGAGGGTGCCCTGCCCCAGGACCCGACGTACCTCTCGTGGACGCTCGCCGCCAGCGCCCCGCTGCCGATGCCCGAGCGGCAGGGGCTGCTGGAGTGCGACGACCCCATCTCGCGGCTGGAGATGGTCACCGACCTGCTGCGCGCCGAGCTGCGGGCGATGAACGTCATCCCCTCGCTGCCCGCCACCGAGGTGGCGCGCACCCGATGGTCGCCGAACTGA
- the priA gene encoding bifunctional 1-(5-phosphoribosyl)-5-((5-phosphoribosylamino)methylideneamino)imidazole-4-carboxamide isomerase/phosphoribosylanthranilate isomerase PriA, protein MSDYLELLPAVDITEGRAVQLAQGVAGSERVYGDPVAAARRWQDAGAEWLHLVDLDAAFGRGTNRELQAEIVGALDIKVEMSGGIRDDESLEAALATGCTRVNIGTAALEQPEWCAKIIAEHGDRVAIGLDVRGRTLAARGWTRDGGDLYEVLTRLDSEGCARYVVTDVNKDGMLAGPNLQLLRDVCAATDAPVVASGGVTTLDDIRALMDLVPLGVEGAIAGTALYEGRFTLEDALALTQGTGASQ, encoded by the coding sequence ATGAGCGACTACCTCGAGCTGCTGCCCGCCGTCGACATCACCGAGGGCCGGGCCGTCCAGCTCGCCCAGGGCGTGGCGGGCTCCGAGCGGGTGTACGGCGACCCGGTGGCCGCCGCCCGGCGCTGGCAGGACGCTGGCGCGGAGTGGCTGCACCTGGTGGACCTCGACGCCGCCTTCGGCCGGGGCACCAACCGCGAGCTGCAGGCCGAGATCGTCGGCGCCCTCGACATCAAGGTCGAGATGAGCGGCGGCATCCGCGACGACGAGTCCCTGGAGGCCGCGCTGGCCACGGGCTGCACCCGGGTCAACATCGGCACCGCCGCGCTCGAGCAGCCCGAGTGGTGCGCGAAGATCATCGCCGAGCACGGCGACCGGGTCGCGATCGGCCTCGACGTCCGGGGCCGCACCCTCGCCGCCCGCGGCTGGACCCGCGACGGAGGGGACCTCTACGAGGTGCTGACGCGCCTGGACTCCGAGGGTTGTGCCCGCTACGTCGTCACCGACGTCAACAAGGACGGCATGCTCGCCGGCCCCAACCTGCAGCTGCTGCGCGACGTGTGTGCCGCCACCGACGCGCCGGTCGTCGCCTCGGGCGGTGTCACGACGCTCGACGACATCCGTGCCCTGATGGACCTCGTGCCGCTCGGTGTCGAGGGTGCGATCGCCGGCACAGCGCTCTACGAGGGCCGGTTCACGCTCGAGGACGCGCTGGCGCTGACCCAGGGGACTGGGGCGTCGCAGTGA
- the ybaK gene encoding Cys-tRNA(Pro) deacylase yields the protein MAKKTKQSAGTPATVALIRAGVEFTVHPYEHDPRAESYGLEAAEALGLAPEQVFKTLFASLDGRLVVGVVPVTGHLDLKALARALGASKAVMADPSAAERATGYVVGGISPVGQKRAHPTVVDESALTHDRVYVSGGRRGLDLGLSPADLVRVTDAVTARIGR from the coding sequence ATGGCCAAGAAGACGAAACAGTCGGCCGGCACCCCCGCGACCGTGGCACTCATCCGCGCAGGCGTGGAGTTCACGGTCCACCCCTACGAGCACGACCCGCGGGCGGAGTCCTACGGCCTGGAGGCCGCCGAGGCGCTCGGCCTGGCGCCGGAGCAGGTCTTCAAGACCCTCTTCGCCAGCCTCGACGGACGACTCGTGGTCGGCGTGGTGCCGGTGACCGGACACCTCGACCTCAAGGCGCTGGCCCGAGCCCTGGGCGCCAGCAAGGCGGTGATGGCCGACCCGTCAGCGGCTGAGCGGGCCACGGGGTACGTCGTCGGCGGCATCTCGCCGGTGGGCCAGAAGCGCGCGCACCCGACCGTCGTCGACGAGTCGGCCCTGACCCACGACCGGGTCTACGTCTCCGGCGGTCGGCGGGGCCTGGACCTCGGTCTCTCCCCCGCCGATCTCGTGCGCGTCACCGATGCCGTGACCGCCCGCATCGGCCGCTGA
- the hisD gene encoding histidinol dehydrogenase translates to MIRRIDLRSAATGRTPGEPFDYRTALPRADFDVEAAVPATHAICEEVRTRGLDAILEMSQKFDGVTQTDIRVPVEEMTRALEELDPAIRAGLEESVRRLRVASEAELEHDVVTDLGPGARVVHRKVPVGRVGLYVPGGLAPLVSSVLMNVVPAQVAGVPSLALASPPQAEFGGLPHPTILAACALLGVEEVYAVGGAQAIAMFAYGTDPCAKVDLVTGPGNIWVVTAKRLLKGLVGVDSEAGPTEVAILADETADAAYVAADLISEAEHDPLAAAVLVTDSETLAHDVEAELEKQVATTGHVERVKIALGGNQSGIVLVDDLDQGVEVCDAYASEHLEIQTRDAAAVAARIRNAGAIFIGDYAPTALGDYCAGSNHVLPTGGCACHSSGLSVRAFTKSVHVVDYSREGLEAVADHVVTLADAEDLPGHGQSVRIRFQK, encoded by the coding sequence ATGATTCGCCGGATCGACCTGCGCAGCGCCGCCACGGGCCGCACGCCGGGCGAGCCGTTCGACTACCGGACGGCCCTGCCGCGTGCGGACTTCGACGTGGAAGCGGCGGTCCCGGCGACCCATGCGATCTGCGAGGAGGTTCGCACCCGCGGCCTCGACGCGATCCTGGAGATGTCGCAGAAGTTCGACGGTGTCACCCAGACCGACATCCGGGTCCCCGTCGAGGAGATGACCCGCGCGCTCGAGGAGCTCGACCCCGCGATCCGCGCCGGCCTCGAGGAGTCGGTGCGCCGGCTGCGGGTGGCCAGCGAGGCCGAGCTCGAGCACGACGTCGTCACCGACCTCGGCCCCGGTGCCCGGGTCGTCCACCGCAAGGTGCCCGTCGGCCGGGTGGGTCTCTACGTCCCCGGCGGCCTCGCGCCGCTGGTCTCCAGCGTGCTGATGAACGTCGTGCCCGCCCAGGTGGCCGGCGTGCCGTCGCTGGCCCTCGCGAGCCCGCCGCAGGCGGAGTTCGGCGGGCTCCCGCACCCCACCATCCTCGCGGCCTGTGCCCTGCTCGGGGTCGAGGAGGTCTACGCCGTGGGTGGCGCCCAGGCGATCGCCATGTTCGCCTACGGCACCGACCCCTGCGCCAAGGTCGACCTGGTGACCGGCCCCGGCAACATCTGGGTCGTCACCGCCAAGCGACTGCTCAAGGGCCTGGTCGGCGTCGACTCCGAGGCCGGCCCGACCGAGGTCGCGATCCTCGCCGACGAGACGGCCGATGCGGCGTACGTCGCCGCCGACCTGATCTCCGAGGCCGAGCACGACCCGCTGGCCGCCGCCGTGCTGGTCACCGACTCCGAGACGCTCGCCCACGACGTCGAGGCCGAGCTCGAGAAGCAGGTGGCCACCACCGGCCACGTCGAGCGGGTCAAGATCGCGCTGGGTGGCAACCAGTCCGGGATCGTGCTGGTCGACGACCTCGACCAGGGGGTCGAGGTCTGCGACGCCTACGCCTCCGAGCACCTCGAGATCCAGACCCGTGACGCCGCGGCCGTGGCCGCGCGCATCCGCAACGCCGGCGCGATCTTCATCGGCGACTACGCCCCGACCGCCCTCGGTGACTACTGCGCCGGCTCCAACCACGTGCTGCCCACCGGTGGCTGCGCCTGCCACTCCTCGGGGCTGTCGGTGCGCGCCTTCACCAAGTCGGTGCACGTCGTGGACTACTCGCGCGAGGGCCTCGAGGCGGTCGCCGACCACGTGGTGACCCTCGCGGACGCCGAGGACCTGCCCGGTCACGGGCAGTCCGTGCGCATCCGGTTCCAGAAGTAG
- a CDS encoding helicase HerA-like domain-containing protein, producing the protein MSSSDSDAPDPHALVTQVQEGYAFDGPALELGALMSTADDVHPEAPVRIPLGMLNRHGLVAGATGTGKTKTLQLLAEQLSDAGVPVFAADVKGDLSGLLAAGDPSARVDSRMTALGQEWAPTGYPVELYALGGEGTGVPLRASISSFGPLLLSKVLGLNKTQESSLGLVFHYADKAGLPLLDLSDLQALLRYLTSDEGKAELKGIGGVSTATAGVILRSLVTLETQGADRFFGEPEFEPSDLMTTTEDGRGLISLLELPRLQDRPALFSTFLMWLLADLFHSLPEVGDPEKPSLVFFFDEAHLLFDDASDAFLDQVAQTVRLIRSKGVGIFFVTQSPTDVPDEVLAQLGSRVQHALRAHTPKDAKALKAAVSTYPHSEYDDLGRVLTSLGVGEAVVTVMDERGAPTPVAWTMLRAPQSRMAPADPASMEALVAASPRQATYGTAIDRESAREKLAARLEQAAEKEEAPPASPAPDQQPGPVPPSQRKIPVPRTTVPSGGDDSGESTLDRVVSSPVFKDAVRTAAREIVRGMFRTGRR; encoded by the coding sequence GTGAGCAGCTCAGACAGTGACGCACCCGACCCGCATGCCCTCGTGACCCAGGTGCAGGAGGGGTACGCCTTCGACGGCCCGGCCCTGGAGCTGGGCGCCCTGATGAGCACGGCGGACGACGTGCACCCCGAGGCCCCGGTGCGGATACCGCTGGGGATGCTCAACCGGCACGGCCTGGTGGCCGGCGCTACGGGCACGGGCAAGACCAAGACCCTGCAGCTGTTGGCCGAGCAGCTCTCGGACGCCGGGGTGCCGGTGTTCGCGGCGGACGTGAAGGGCGACCTGTCCGGCCTCCTGGCTGCGGGCGACCCCTCGGCCAGGGTGGACTCGCGGATGACCGCCCTCGGGCAGGAGTGGGCGCCGACCGGCTACCCGGTCGAGCTCTACGCGCTGGGCGGGGAGGGCACCGGCGTACCCCTGCGCGCGTCCATCAGCTCCTTCGGCCCGCTGCTGCTCAGCAAGGTGCTCGGACTGAACAAGACCCAGGAGTCCAGCCTCGGACTCGTCTTCCACTACGCCGACAAGGCCGGCCTGCCGCTCCTGGACCTCTCCGACCTGCAGGCCCTGCTGCGCTACCTCACCTCCGACGAGGGCAAGGCCGAGCTGAAGGGCATCGGGGGGGTGTCCACCGCCACCGCCGGCGTCATCCTGCGCTCCCTGGTGACCCTGGAGACCCAGGGGGCCGACCGGTTCTTCGGGGAGCCGGAGTTCGAGCCGTCGGACCTGATGACGACCACCGAGGACGGCCGTGGCCTGATCTCGCTGCTGGAGCTCCCCCGCCTGCAGGACCGGCCGGCACTCTTCTCGACCTTCCTGATGTGGCTGCTCGCGGACCTGTTCCACTCCCTTCCCGAGGTCGGCGACCCCGAGAAGCCCTCACTGGTCTTCTTCTTCGACGAGGCGCACCTGCTGTTCGACGACGCCTCGGACGCCTTCCTCGACCAGGTCGCCCAGACCGTCAGGCTGATCCGCTCCAAGGGCGTGGGCATCTTCTTCGTCACCCAGTCCCCCACCGACGTACCCGACGAGGTGCTCGCCCAGCTCGGCTCCCGCGTCCAGCACGCCCTGCGCGCCCACACGCCCAAGGACGCCAAGGCGCTGAAGGCAGCGGTCAGCACCTACCCGCACTCCGAGTACGACGACCTCGGCCGGGTCCTCACCTCGCTCGGCGTCGGCGAGGCCGTCGTGACCGTGATGGACGAGCGCGGGGCGCCGACGCCCGTGGCCTGGACGATGCTGCGCGCACCGCAGTCGCGGATGGCGCCGGCGGACCCCGCCTCCATGGAGGCCCTGGTCGCCGCCAGCCCCCGCCAGGCGACCTACGGCACCGCCATCGACCGCGAGTCGGCGCGCGAGAAGCTCGCCGCCCGCCTCGAGCAGGCGGCCGAGAAGGAGGAGGCCCCGCCGGCGTCTCCTGCTCCGGATCAGCAGCCCGGACCGGTCCCGCCGTCGCAGCGCAAGATCCCGGTCCCGCGCACCACCGTGCCGTCGGGCGGCGACGACAGCGGGGAGTCGACGCTGGACAGGGTCGTCTCCTCGCCGGTGTTCAAGGACGCGGTCCGCACCGCGGCCCGCGAGATCGTGCGCGGGATGTTCCGGACCGGGCGGCGCTGA
- the hisB gene encoding imidazoleglycerol-phosphate dehydratase HisB has product MSRTGRVERQTSESKVLVEVDLDGTGRHDISTGVGFYDHMLTAFARHALVDLTVQTDGDVHIDAHHTVEDTAIALGQALRQALGDKVGVRRFGDATVPLDEALVQAVVDVSGRPYCVHTGEPEGQQYVQLGGSGVSYLGSLTQHVFESIAFHAHLALHVRVLAGREPHHIVETQFKAFARAFRDAVALDPRETGVPSTKGAL; this is encoded by the coding sequence ATGAGCCGCACCGGACGCGTGGAGCGCCAGACCAGCGAGTCGAAGGTGCTCGTCGAGGTCGACCTCGACGGCACCGGCCGCCACGACATCTCCACCGGCGTGGGGTTCTACGACCACATGCTCACCGCCTTCGCGCGGCACGCGCTGGTCGACCTGACGGTGCAGACCGACGGTGACGTCCACATCGACGCCCACCACACCGTCGAGGACACCGCCATCGCGCTCGGCCAGGCGCTGCGCCAGGCGCTGGGGGACAAGGTGGGCGTCCGCCGCTTCGGGGACGCGACCGTGCCGCTCGACGAGGCGCTGGTGCAGGCCGTGGTCGACGTCTCCGGCCGGCCCTACTGCGTGCACACCGGTGAGCCGGAGGGCCAGCAGTACGTTCAGCTCGGCGGCTCCGGGGTGTCCTACCTCGGCTCGCTGACCCAGCACGTCTTCGAGTCGATCGCCTTCCACGCCCACCTGGCCCTGCACGTGCGCGTGCTGGCCGGCCGCGAGCCGCACCACATCGTGGAGACCCAGTTCAAGGCGTTCGCGCGGGCGTTCCGCGACGCCGTCGCGCTCGACCCCCGCGAGACGGGCGTGCCCTCCACGAAGGGCGCGCTCTAA
- the hisH gene encoding imidazole glycerol phosphate synthase subunit HisH, producing MAPSVVVLDYGSGNLRSAVRAVERAGADVTLTSDFDAALAADGLLVPGVGAYAACMEGLRAIKGERIIGRRLAGGRPVLGICVGMQILFARGIEHGVETEGCDEWPGLVERLQAPVVPHMGWNTVSAPEGTKLFEGIEQERFYFVHSYGVRDWTLVTNDRTAAPLVTWSSHGEDRFVAAVENGPLWATQFHPEKSGDAGAALLRNWVRTL from the coding sequence GTGGCCCCTTCGGTCGTCGTCCTCGACTACGGGTCGGGCAACCTCCGCTCGGCCGTGCGCGCCGTCGAGCGCGCCGGGGCCGACGTCACGCTGACCTCCGACTTCGACGCAGCCCTGGCGGCTGATGGACTGCTGGTCCCCGGCGTCGGGGCGTACGCCGCGTGCATGGAGGGCCTGCGGGCGATCAAGGGCGAGCGGATCATCGGACGGCGGCTGGCCGGCGGCCGTCCGGTGCTCGGCATCTGCGTGGGGATGCAGATCCTCTTCGCGCGCGGGATCGAGCACGGCGTGGAGACCGAGGGCTGTGACGAGTGGCCCGGGCTGGTGGAGCGGCTGCAGGCCCCGGTCGTGCCGCACATGGGCTGGAACACCGTGTCGGCGCCCGAGGGCACGAAGCTGTTCGAGGGCATCGAGCAGGAGCGGTTCTACTTCGTGCACTCCTACGGCGTGCGCGACTGGACCCTGGTGACCAACGACCGCACGGCCGCGCCTTTGGTGACCTGGTCCTCCCACGGCGAGGACCGGTTCGTCGCGGCGGTCGAGAACGGCCCGCTCTGGGCCACCCAGTTCCACCCCGAGAAGTCCGGCGACGCCGGGGCGGCCCTGCTGCGCAACTGGGTCCGCACCCTGTGA
- the hisF gene encoding imidazole glycerol phosphate synthase subunit HisF has product MSLAVRVIPCLDVDGGRVVKGINFQDLRDAGDPVELARTYDAEGADELTFLDISASHEGRATTMQVVSRCAEEVFIPLTVGGGVSSTEDVDRLLRAGADKVAVNTAAIRRPELIAEIADRFGNQVLVLSVDARRVSTGSTSECPSGFEVTTHGGRQSAGIDALEWAARACELGAGEILLNAMDADGTQDGFDLDLISRVRREVTVPVIASGGAGRVEHFAPAVDAGADAVLAATVFHFGTCRISEVKESLAQAGHPVR; this is encoded by the coding sequence GTGAGCCTGGCTGTCCGCGTCATCCCGTGCCTGGACGTCGACGGCGGCCGGGTGGTCAAGGGCATCAACTTCCAGGACCTCCGCGACGCCGGTGACCCGGTCGAGCTCGCCCGCACCTACGACGCCGAGGGCGCCGACGAGCTGACCTTCCTCGACATCTCCGCCTCCCACGAGGGCCGCGCCACGACCATGCAGGTGGTCTCGCGGTGTGCGGAGGAGGTCTTCATCCCGCTCACGGTCGGCGGGGGAGTCTCCTCGACCGAGGACGTCGACCGACTGCTGCGCGCCGGGGCCGACAAGGTCGCGGTCAACACCGCGGCCATCCGCCGTCCCGAGCTCATCGCCGAGATCGCCGACCGGTTCGGCAACCAGGTGCTGGTGCTGTCGGTGGACGCCCGTCGGGTCTCGACAGGCTCGACCAGCGAGTGTCCCTCCGGCTTCGAGGTCACCACCCACGGGGGCCGGCAGTCGGCCGGCATCGACGCGCTGGAGTGGGCGGCGCGGGCGTGCGAGCTGGGGGCGGGGGAGATCCTGCTCAACGCGATGGACGCCGACGGCACCCAGGACGGCTTCGACCTCGACCTCATCTCCCGGGTACGCCGCGAGGTCACCGTGCCCGTGATCGCCTCCGGCGGTGCGGGGCGGGTCGAGCACTTCGCGCCCGCCGTCGACGCGGGCGCGGACGCCGTGCTGGCCGCGACCGTCTTCCACTTCGGCACCTGCCGGATCTCCGAGGTCAAGGAGTCACTGGCGCAGGCGGGCCACCCGGTCCGCTGA
- a CDS encoding histidinol-phosphate transaminase, translated as MTFPPLREELRGLAPYGAPQLSLEQAPVQLNTNENPYGPSEACVADIAAAAAEAARGLNRYPDREHVALREALADYLSRDVAADQEPISPAQVWAANGSNEVMLQLLQAFGGPGRTVVSFAPTYSMYPEYARDTHSRFVAGRRAEDFTLDVDAALGLVRTERPSLVLLPSPNNPTGTALEPEVVGVLCEALGEDGLLVVDEAYGEFRRSGTPSAIELLPAYPNLVVTRTMSKAFAGAGLRLGYLAADPRICDAIRVVRLPYHLSAVSQAVALAALRHREELLGRVDELRRERDETVVWLRDRGLDVADSDANFALFGTFPDRHAVWQRLLDQGVLVREVGPEGWLRVSIGTPAEMTAFREALDVVLDESGSK; from the coding sequence GTGACCTTCCCGCCGCTCCGTGAGGAGCTGCGCGGCCTCGCGCCGTACGGCGCCCCCCAGCTCTCGCTGGAGCAGGCGCCGGTGCAGCTCAACACCAACGAGAACCCCTACGGCCCCTCCGAGGCCTGCGTCGCCGACATCGCGGCGGCCGCGGCCGAGGCGGCCCGCGGGCTCAACCGCTACCCCGACCGCGAGCACGTCGCCCTGCGCGAGGCGCTGGCCGACTACCTCTCGCGCGACGTGGCCGCCGACCAGGAGCCGATCTCGCCCGCGCAGGTGTGGGCGGCCAACGGCTCCAACGAGGTCATGCTGCAGCTGCTGCAGGCCTTCGGGGGCCCCGGCCGGACCGTGGTCAGCTTCGCGCCGACGTACTCGATGTACCCCGAGTACGCACGCGACACCCACAGCCGCTTCGTGGCCGGTCGCAGGGCCGAGGACTTCACCCTCGACGTCGACGCCGCCCTGGGGCTGGTGCGCACCGAGCGACCCAGCCTGGTGCTGCTGCCGAGCCCCAACAACCCGACCGGCACCGCGCTCGAGCCCGAGGTCGTCGGGGTGCTCTGCGAGGCGCTGGGGGAGGACGGCCTGCTGGTGGTCGACGAGGCGTACGGCGAGTTCCGCCGGTCCGGCACGCCCAGCGCGATCGAGCTGCTGCCGGCGTACCCGAACCTCGTGGTGACGCGCACGATGAGCAAGGCCTTCGCCGGGGCAGGTCTGCGGCTGGGCTACCTCGCGGCGGACCCCCGCATCTGCGACGCGATCCGGGTCGTGCGACTGCCCTACCACCTCTCCGCGGTCAGCCAGGCGGTCGCGCTGGCCGCGCTGCGCCACCGCGAGGAGCTGCTGGGCAGGGTCGACGAGCTGCGCCGCGAGCGCGACGAGACCGTGGTCTGGTTGAGGGATCGCGGCCTCGACGTCGCCGACTCCGATGCCAACTTCGCGTTGTTCGGGACGTTCCCGGACCGGCATGCTGTGTGGCAACGGTTGCTGGACCAGGGCGTCCTGGTCCGTGAGGTCGGCCCCGAGGGCTGGCTGCGGGTGTCGATCGGGACCCCTGCGGAGATGACCGCGTTCAGGGAGGCCCTGGACGTCGTGCTGGACGAGAGTGGGAGCAAGTGA
- a CDS encoding DUF3352 domain-containing protein: MSQTPDPQDGVQPEFLEQGGGRPLDRESSGRRRRVLVPVLAGLGLAAVGGAAFGAWWFLDDGAQAAEAFPASAVGYVGLTLDPSGSQKLEALRTLEKFPWVAEELGLDGDLGDVDLRETLAQALLEEADCEGLSYTDDLESWLGDRIGLAAVALGDEPQPLFALEVRDGDAAMEGMAAVTECAGEGDSTAYAVDGDWMLVAETEENLQRARELVEDEGTLADDEDFQRWTGELDAGLVTLYAAPGAGALVVDHWDEVMGFDPGLGAPSEPPAEVVEAAEEFEGGIAQVRFDDGGLELELAGSMGESQLLTALDGDAGALTEALPEDTALVYAYGLGEGWTDWFAGLIESDPTAGLEPGDVERALQETVGLGLDDIEEATGDALALAVGSDVDADVLFRGDLGSVPIALVMDGDAQAVQALADALVPFLGPFQAPGADLLGVSAGEDAVAVGPDAGWRDEVAEGGGLGDSERFRDVVPDNDGLISVTYADIDVVSDVVISFMEALEEAFSAGFSELPGTGSPQDGGEMDEIRENLEPLAALGSSSWIEADGSLRGLLRISTD, from the coding sequence ATGAGCCAGACCCCCGACCCGCAGGACGGCGTGCAGCCGGAGTTCCTCGAGCAGGGCGGGGGGCGGCCGCTGGACCGGGAGTCCTCGGGCCGCCGTCGCAGGGTGCTCGTCCCCGTCCTGGCGGGGCTGGGCCTGGCCGCTGTCGGCGGTGCTGCGTTCGGTGCCTGGTGGTTCCTCGACGACGGCGCCCAGGCCGCCGAGGCGTTCCCCGCCTCGGCGGTGGGGTACGTCGGCCTGACGCTCGACCCCAGTGGCAGCCAGAAGCTCGAGGCGCTCCGCACGCTGGAGAAGTTCCCGTGGGTCGCCGAGGAGCTCGGGCTCGACGGCGACCTGGGCGACGTCGACCTGCGGGAGACGCTGGCGCAGGCCCTCCTGGAGGAGGCCGACTGCGAAGGGCTGTCCTACACCGACGACCTCGAGTCCTGGCTCGGGGACCGGATCGGGCTCGCGGCGGTCGCGCTCGGCGACGAGCCACAGCCGCTGTTCGCCCTGGAGGTCCGTGACGGCGACGCGGCGATGGAGGGCATGGCCGCGGTCACCGAGTGCGCCGGGGAGGGGGACTCCACGGCGTACGCGGTGGACGGCGACTGGATGCTGGTGGCCGAGACGGAGGAGAACCTGCAGCGCGCGCGGGAGCTGGTCGAGGACGAGGGGACCCTCGCGGACGACGAGGACTTCCAGCGCTGGACCGGCGAGCTCGACGCGGGGCTCGTCACGCTCTACGCAGCGCCCGGGGCCGGCGCGCTGGTGGTCGACCACTGGGACGAGGTCATGGGCTTCGACCCCGGCCTGGGCGCCCCGTCCGAGCCTCCCGCCGAGGTGGTCGAGGCCGCCGAGGAGTTCGAGGGCGGGATCGCGCAGGTCCGCTTCGACGACGGCGGCCTGGAGCTCGAGCTGGCCGGGTCGATGGGGGAGTCCCAGCTGCTCACCGCGCTCGACGGTGACGCCGGTGCGCTCACCGAGGCACTGCCCGAGGACACCGCGCTGGTCTACGCCTACGGCCTGGGGGAGGGTTGGACCGACTGGTTCGCCGGGCTGATCGAGTCCGACCCGACGGCGGGTCTCGAGCCCGGCGACGTCGAGCGTGCGCTCCAGGAGACGGTGGGTCTCGGGCTCGACGACATCGAGGAGGCCACGGGGGACGCGCTCGCGCTGGCCGTCGGCTCTGACGTGGACGCCGACGTGCTGTTCCGCGGTGACCTGGGCTCCGTCCCGATCGCACTGGTCATGGACGGAGACGCGCAGGCGGTGCAGGCCCTGGCCGACGCCCTCGTCCCGTTCCTCGGCCCGTTCCAGGCCCCCGGCGCCGACCTGCTGGGCGTCAGCGCCGGCGAGGACGCCGTGGCCGTCGGTCCCGACGCCGGGTGGCGTGACGAGGTCGCGGAGGGCGGCGGCCTCGGCGACAGCGAGCGCTTCCGTGACGTGGTCCCCGACAACGACGGTCTGATCAGCGTCACCTACGCCGACATCGACGTGGTGTCCGACGTGGTGATCAGCTTCATGGAAGCCCTGGAGGAGGCGTTCTCCGCGGGCTTCAGCGAGCTGCCCGGCACCGGGTCGCCGCAGGACGGCGGCGAGATGGACGAGATCCGGGAGAACCTCGAGCCCCTGGCCGCGCTTGGCTCCTCGTCCTGGATCGAGGCCGACGGCAGCCTGCGCGGTCTCCTGCGCATCTCCACCGACTGA